Below is a window of Flavobacterium sp. CFS9 DNA.
GAAATCGATGTTGGCAAAACGCAAAGTATATCCGGGCAGAATAATACTTACGCGATAGGAGTAAGGGTCCAGAGGCTCACAGCTCTTGCACTCATCAGTACAGATCGGTAAAAAGGTTGCCGGATTTACAATAGTCTGGTTCACATCCGGGCGAAGCATCATGTGTTCGACAATAAACAAACCTTCCTCGGTAAACACTTCTTTCATAAAATGTATTAAATCGAGAATTGACTGCTTTACTTTAGCCAAAGAACTGTAATACGTATATCGTTTGGCAATGATTCTGTCCTTATGATGTACGTCTTCAATCAACGGATTAATGATGTCGTACGAATACTTTCCGGAAGGAGACCGGTGTATCTGGATGTTATCGATGACCTGCGGATCTGTGATTCCTTTTTTAAAGGCTTCTTCGACATTGTATTCGCGGGTTTGAATGATTTGTAAAATAGCAAAATACATTTCCCGATTGGCAATAGAGGTGTCGTAATACTCAGTTGTGGCAGAGAGTACAATTTTGTTTTTATCATCCCTGATTCTCCATCGGTAGACCAGCTGATTGTCGGAATCAATAAAATGATAGAGATCAACAAAGGAATCCGAAAGATGTCTTCTGTTGTAGTTCTTGATTCCCAAAAGCCTTGCAATTCTCTTTTTTACCCCCGAGACATTATCCGTATCCCACAGATTACTGTTGGGCTGTCGGTAATAGTTAAAAGAACTGCCGCGGTTTTTGCTTACAATTTTATAATCTTTTAAAAAGTCTTCTTTGTTTTTCAGTACCACCTCATCCGTAGCACTGCCATAGATACTTTTGTTAATGAAAACATATTCAGAGAAACGTTCTGCAAAGCGCCCTAAAAGATGATCCAGAATAGCATTTCGTCTTTCAATATTGTTGTCCAGCTCTTTAAAAAGAATTTCGGTCAGATAATCGTCATTGCTTTCAGGATAGTCCTTTACCAGTTCGCTAAAGCCTTTAATGTCTTTTACCGCCTGAGTAAAAAATGTTTTAGTGAGATTGCCGCTTACCGAAAGTATTTCGTTAACCTTTCCCAAATGTTTAAAATAACTGGCCAGAATCTGATCAAAGAATAAAAGATAGGCTTTAAGCTGTTTGGCCTGCGATTGTCGGGCTACTGTGGCTCCTGACGGTAAACCGACTTCTCCGATTCCGTAAGTATCCGGAAAATCGTTTTGTATGGTGGTATAACTGTTTGGGTTTAAATAAGTGCCTTTTGGTATTTTCAGTTCTTTGTGTTTGCTGGAATAATCGGTGGCTTTATCTTTTACGTCATTAATTTCCTTCAGATAAAGATCCACCTGAGTTTTATTGATGTTCAAAGGGAGTACGCCTTTATTGTAGTTGAAAACACTTTTAGTACAGATTACCGGTTTTTGGTATTCTTCAAGACAAAGCAGCCACTGATTGGCCACTGCTTCATCATCGCCGCAATTCCCAAGAGAGATATCTTTAATGGTCAGCACTCCCGGCACATTCATAATCAGTTTGATAATATCCGATAATCGTACCTCACTGGTCAGTTCGGCTTCGATTAATTCTTTGGTATCAATAAAACCATGTTCCAAAACTGGCCCGTCAAAAATTTCTAAGGAGGTGTAACCCTTATCGAGCATTTGCTTAACCGAATAAAAATTAACGGTGGTCGATAAATAACCATCCAATGCAGTTAATACCAGGGCATGAACCATTTCTTCGTCGGCTTGAGTATCGATCTCAATGCTGGCACATATTTTTATAGGATATTCATCGACTTTTATAATGTTAATCAGATCTTCACACAGGTTTCTGTTGGCATGGAATTTTTTTCTGATGAGGTCTTTGACGCTGTTAATGTCAGAAAGTTTATTGCTCTCAAAATCGACATAAAGATCGTATAAACCTTTGAGTTGAAATTGTTTTTTAAGGCGGCTTGGGAGTTCGCTAAAATCCTGATAATTATACGATAATTGCTCGTCTTTGCAATTCACATAAACGGTTTTGTAGTGCTTGGCCGGCCAGCAGTTTTTAACGCCGTCAATATCGATAAACAGTTTTCTGTAATCCAGAGCAGTTACAGGACTTGTAGTCAATACTTCGGAAGCCTTAAAAAACTGATTCGGAATATCTTTTTCTTTTACATCAGAAGCAAGGAGGTTCTCGATCGGCAAATCGGTTCTCATCCCGAGATCGGTTATGGCATAACAAAGCATTTCCAGCATCGTGATACCGGGATCATGCGAATTAAAATCAGTCCATAATTTACCGCCCAGCTGTTCGATATACTCAATGCCTTTTTTTCTGAGATAGAAAAAATCCAAGTCATCTTCGGTCGCAACCTTTTTTGGAATTGTATTATGTGGATTTAATATTGACATGACTCTTCGGATTGGAAATTAGGTTTTGTACAACTGTCGATTTTTGTAGAAATGATATGGTTTTTTACCGATACCAGTATGCGTTTTGGGTTAGACGGTGACAGTACCGGCAAGAAATCCAGTGTTGCCTGATAAGCACTGTCATTTGGATTTTCTGATTCGGTATTGTCTTTGAGTTTCGCCATTTCTAACTCTGCCAAATAATCTACATAGTATAATTTTTCGATATAGTCAATGATGGTACTTCGGTGCAATTCAATTCCGAAAAGGATGTCCTGAGTGGTGTCAAATGCCCACGGCGACAAGAATTTGGTGATATCTTCATTGAGCTGTTTTTTATAAAAGTTTTCATCGTATTGCGCATAAAACTGCACCTTGAGTTTGATGATCACTTTCTCGTATTCCGGATTAATTACAGCGACTTCGACATGCATACTGTTGAGATTGCTGATGTAATTTCGAATTTTATTTAGGGTAGCCGTATTGACTCTTGGCTCATAAAGATCAAATACATTTTTGTTTATAATATCGGGAACCACTATAAGCGTGATATCTCCGGGTGAAAGAAAGGATTCCTTTTCATTATTGGTATGGTTCAGGCATTTTACTCTGAAAACTTCCGGAAATTCCTGAAGGATAAGATGTTCATAATCCCAAAGTGTTATTGCTCTGTTTTTGTGACGAAGACGCTCACTTACACGTTTGTAATAGGTTTCGTCTGATTCCTGTGCTTTTCCGTTAAAAGAATTAAAAGGCTGTGCCACACTTTTTACCTGTGTGATGCGGGTAATGAGTTTAGAAATCGTTTCGGCGGGCAATCCTTTTTCTAAATGAGACAGTTCGTTATTGTGATTATAAAATTCGGCTGTAACCACCTGTGTTTTAATATCGATTACTTTGCAGACGGCATCATAAGCTTTATGCATTTTTCCTCTTACCCAGATAAGGTTGTCCGGAAATAAAGTATTGGTCTTGGTAGCCTGTTTTGGAATGGCAAATTTCAGAATCCCCGACTTTAAAAAATTATCGGTCGAATTGGCTAAAATTTCATTTTCGATATTTTTCCATTGATTGTCGCAAAGAATAAACCATTCTATTTTTTGTCTCCCTGTAAAAGAGTCCACCTGTGGGTTTTCGCTTCCTTCGAGTATCTGAACCAATAAAGCCACCTGTTGTAAAATTTCGGCTTCATCCAAACCAATGTAAAATTCACCTCCTTTGCAGTAATCCGGAACGAGACGGCTTGTAAGAGCGCTATTAGCATCCAGAACTCCTTTTTGTCTGGCGATATTTTTTAAATAAGAATGTTCTTCACTCTGCCCAAAAGGAGCTTCATGAAATAATCTGATTCTTTCTGATTGATATTCTACTTCAGTTTGATGGGTAAAACTGACTGTTTCTTCTGCCGTATAATCTAAACTAATGGTTTCGACAAATGGGGTATACGCTTCATTTGGAATCAAAGTATCCTCAATTTTACTCATGACGGCGAGTGTATATATTTTTGGATACAAAGAATGCAGCAGCGATTGGTTAAGAGTCAATCGGATTGGGCCGCTTTTGTCAATGTCATAATTGCCTCCGGTTAAAGGAAATTCGGTTACATACCCTCCGTCTTTTGAAGTAAACAAAACAACATCCTTAATTTTTGGGTCCCAGTTTTCTTTATTTAAGAGAGAGACATTACCTTTAAAATAAGCATCGGAGTTTACAATAAGATCGGTGTCGTTTGTGTTGAGTACCAACTTACTTCTTTCCGGAATGTTTACAGCAATTACATCTATTTTAGGCTGAGGGTCTTCTGGCTGATTTACAGCTTTGTCTTTTATAATTTCTTCCAGAAACATTGCGTTATAAAAAAGAGTCTGGCTTATCGTGGTATCCAGATATTTCTTTTTGTAGGCCTGATAATGTGTCTTAAAAGATTTGGGTGTGTTTTTCCATTTTATAGAAACGTTGATATTCTTCCATTTTTTTGAAAACGTTTCCGGATAATCAATAAGAAATGACGAACCGCTGGTAGGCTGCGTGGTAAAAGGATAAAACGGTTTTTCGGCATTTAGCAGCCCCGTGTCGCTTTCGAGTACTAGTGACTTTACATCTTTTACGTCTACTTTGATACCGATGCTGCTGATGGTTTTGGTCACCAGATTTCTAAATAAATAATGTCCTTTTTTGTCTTCTGTACGAATTAAGAATCGGATAGCAGGTTCTGTAGTAGAGAAATGCTCTCCCAGTTTCTTTTGGTTATAGTTTACAATGGAGGGGGTGTCTTTTGGAATTTGAAACACCAATCGCAATTCCTTTCCTGCAATACCCGAAGTGGCAGCTGTTCCAATAAGTTTAAAAGGGCCAAGCCATTCTTTTTCACCACTGCAGAAAATGCTAATGTTGTCAACAAGATCATTGACGGTAATAGGTTCTTTAAATGGTTCGGTATCATAAGTAAAGGCCTCATTGAAGGTAATGGTAATATCGATATTTCTTTCACCTTCTTTTAATTGCAATAGGGGCGAAGCAATGGTAAAGCCAAGCCGGGCAGCTTCCAGTTCTGTATATTTTTCTTCATTAGAAGTATATCCAAACGGCAGCCAATATTTTGACCCCTCCTTAAGACTTTCTCCCTTTCCGTCAAGAGAATTGGCCACCTGACTGCATTTGATCTCGCCTAGTTTAGTATCATTATAAACACTTTTTAGCGCCGTAATCTGAGCTTTGTTGGCAATTAATTCTTCGGTTGTTTTATAGATGAGTTTGTTACCCAAAGCATCTTTTCCGGCATCTAATTGCGTTTGTGCTTCGATTCGTTCTTCGGTACTTTTTTTGGCCAGTTCGAAAATAACATGCACCTGATCCGGTTTTGCAGCGAGTTTTTCGATTTGTAAAATATCCTTATAAAAGAAATCGAGGTGTTTTTTGGTAATTCGGTTAAAGCGCTCTTTAGACAGTTCCAATAATTTCAGGAAACAGATAAAAAGTGTCATGTGAGGCGTTAATGTGCCTTCGAATTCAATATCTTGAAGTGTTTCTGAAATAGTTTGTTTCAGAATCGTATAATCTTTGTCTTTTCTGTTGGGAATGTTTTCTTCCGAATAGCCAAAATGATCAAAAATTTCCTGCCAGTTTCCGGAAGCTTTTTTGCTGTTGGTGGTGTCAAAAAAGTTAACCTGTTTGGCAAAATTATAGGTAAAAAGAAACCAGTCTTCCCTATCAAAGTCATGGAGCTCCAAATTGTGGGGATCGAGAATACTATTCACGCGGTCGCCCTGATCTGTGCCATTTCTTTTAAATAAGGTATCGTTGGTATGGTCGCTGTTGTTACACATAATGCTTTTTGTATCAATTTTACTTATCTTTTAGTCCAATACTTTCTGATATAATGCCGATGTAATATGAAAATAGTACAATGCAATTGGACTATATTGAAGATACAATCGGTATTAAATATTAGTTCCTTCTTGTTTGTAGAAAGGATATACCATATTAGTTCTGGAATTGGTCGCTCTGATTCTGTAATCCAAAGCCACTAATAATTCTCCATTTAAATCATCTCCCTGACTGATGTCGATTTTCTCTACATCAATTCGCGGTTCGTGGTATAAAATGGCGGTTCTGATGAGTTCAGACACATACGTTTTTAAGGTTCTGGTCAACGGCTCAAAAATAAGTTCGTCTATATTACAGCCATATTTAGGGACCATAATACGTTCTCCTATTTTGGTTGACAATAGAATCTCCAGACTGCTTTTAATGTCTTCTTCATCAGAAATCATTACAGCAGCTTTGGTTGTTTTCTTAAATTCGGGAGGAAAACTCCATCCGGTTCCTAAAAAAGCTTGTTCTGTTTCCATAATTAACCAATTAAAACGGTTGCTAATCCGGCTACTATTGTGCCTCCGTGTGCGGTTGAATCCCCCATACGTGCTGCGGGTTTTCCCCCGATTAAAACGGTTGCCGAACCTGCAGCGATGGTATCAGGAGGTCCTGTGCAGGTAGCCATATCTCCAACACAGGCGGCTGGAACTCCGCCAATTAATACGGTTGGCGAACCGGCAGGTAAAATGGGTCCTCCCACATGCGGAACGGTTCCGGTAACCATTGGGCAAACGTGCATATCTGTAATTCTGGCGGCTGGTGCTCCCATAATTTTAATTTATTTGTACGATACTTCCTTTTACAATAGCCACTGCGCTGGAAGACATTTCAGCTCCCGCACTTCCTTCGGCTTTAAACTGCGCTTTGGCTTTTAAGGATACGTTGGTTCCTTCAATTTTAACGTCACCTGATGCGACTATCTCAATGTTTCCGGCGCTTTCCATTTTTATACCATTACTGTCTATGGTAATGACATTCGAATTTTCATCTTCAATAACAATTACTCCCTGGTCTTCGTCGAGTGTTATTTTTTTGCCTGCAGGAGTTTCAATTCCTATCGATTTTTTATCGTCGTCAAATAGGACCTTCATTTCACTTCGGGTGACGATTCCTTTTTGGTGATTGTCGTCTAAAGCGGTAATAGGAGCAGGCTTTCCACTGCTGTGAAGCATACCCAGAACAATGGCGTTGTTAGGGTCTTCGCTGACAAAACCAATAATCACTTCATCTTCTATTTCAGGTCTGAAAAAAATACCTCTGTTTTCTCCTGCATCGGGCGAAGCCACGCGGCACCAAATACCCTGTTCTTCATTGTTGATGATCGGAATTTTGACCAGAATACGATCTTCGCCATTGGGATCGCCTTCCAGTTGTGTTACAATTCCGGCGTGAAGACCTTTAATGGCCGGAATGATTCCGGAACCTGTTGGCGTGTGAATGTCATAAGTTTCAGAGAACCATTCAGGATTTAATCCGAATTGGGCATCGATCGTCCAGTTTCCTTCCGTCAGTTCGTGAAAAACTCCTGTGACGTAAGCACTTCCGTTGAATCGGTCGCCCACGCCTTCCAGTGTAATGATGGTGTTGGGCTTTACGGCAGGGATTCCCTGAAATTTGACTCTTCCGCGGACTTTGGACAATTGCTGAAACAGTAATTTGGCATCGGCCCAGTCCTGTAATTCTGTTTTGGTAATCGTACCGCCGTGACGCAGTTCCAGATTTTCCAGTTCGATAGTTTCAGATAAATCAGAAGCCGATAAATTCCCATTGAGACTTACACCGGGATCACTGGCTTCGATTTCTACTAATTCCTGATTGGTATAATCCCAACTGTACGAAGACACTTTGGCAAATTGATTTCGGGCATCAATTTCGGCATCAAAATCGAGTAAAGTTGCTCCGAAAGTAATGGTTTCAATAGCTGCTGAACTCAAATCGGGTTTACTGATGGTGATTTTTCCGTTCTCAACAAAACAAAGTTTTCCGTTAGCCTGCGCTCTTGAAACGATAAAATCCCAGTCGGAAGTATTGTACTGAACCAGTTCTTTATGGCTGAAATTAGTGGCTTCAACGTCTTTTTCCAGTCCGTATGTGCCTATAATTTCCTCAAAAGCGTCACTGTCTTTTACATCATAAAAATACTTGCTCTTTCTGCCGATGGTTAGTTTTACCGCTTCGTCTTTGCATTCAATAATCAGCAAAGAAGCACCGCTCTTTATTTTAATCGAATGTTTGATGATGACTCCTTTGTAAATGGCCTCCTCATCATTGTGATAACCGGCATTGATTTCAATTTTTTTCCCCGGAATCAACAAATCCTCATTACTCAGTTTAAAATCTCTTTCAGAAGCTTCTCCGTCTGTGAGAACAATTTGAGCCATAGGAATCCGGTTTACCTCATTTTGCACTACAATACTTTTTACCTGATAGGTTTTAGACAATTCTTCACCTTCAATTAAAATTTTGTATGTTACTAAATCGGCACTTTGACTGGTTTGTATGACTCCGCTGTTGTTCATCAGGATTGTTTTTGTAAGGGTGGGAAAAAAAGTTTTTGCCCTGTTTTTAATTTTCTGAAATTGATAATGTTATTGACTTTTGCGACTTCGAGATAATACTTAGAATCACCGTAAATATGATAGGTCATCAAGGGTAAAGTATCGCCTTCTTTTACAATTCTGTAATGCGTTAAATCCGGCGATTTATTATTTTCTCTGGCTGCTCTGAGGTTGTCTTCCACAAAACCCTGAAATTTCGCTTTGGCGATAGCCCTGATCGGAGTTCCGTCCGGTTTAAAGAGCTTAAATTCTATTTCCATCTCGGTTAGAGCCCCTTTAAAAAGTAAGGTTCCCCATGAAATCATAAGATAGTTGGGTTTGTGTTCGTCACCGTTGTAATCCAGAATGACCTTTTTAAATTTCTCGATGTCATCTATAATACCGTCATCCGTACTTTTGTAACCGTTGATCACTCCCGATCGGTCGAAAACAAAATCAAGTTCCAAATCCTCCGGCAGTTTTTTGTTGAACTTGGGAGATACCGTACTCGTTCCTGAGGCCTGAGTGTCATCAGTCTCAATTTTATAGTGATAGGTATATTTCTCCGGATTCATAAGCGTAGAAAACTTACCATCGGCAATTTTGTTATTAAACTGCGGGTCACTATAAGCTACGATTTTCAGTTTTTCTAATTCTCCTGCCATGATTAGCGTTCTTTTTTACGTTCGATAATTTTCATTACCTGATCTACGCATTCGGCAACGGGTTCTTCCTCTTTACCTTTCGGAGAATTTGGAGAAGCAGCCGGTTTCGATCCTTCACTCACATTTATTTTAATGTGTAGTTCTTTAATTTCTATTGGCATGACTAACTTTTCATTAAGGTGAAATAATTGTAAGTAAGCTCAATGTTTTCGACAACGAGCTTGCTTTCTTCTGCGTTAAAGTCTTCAACCGACCATTTTACAGGGTAGGCGTGAACCACATTCCAGGAAACCAAAGGCTGATGCTCCTGATTGAGTAGTTTAACGGTCAGGTTTACAGGTTCAAAAGAAAAATTTTCAATAGCTTTTCTGCACCAGTCAATGACATCAGAATCAATCAGTATTCCTCTCTTTAAAGTCAGGTTTGGATATTTTGTCTTTACAGGGAGTTTGTGTTTGAATCTGTTTTCTCCACCCTCGGCAATTTCTTCTGTCTCGATATCAACAGACAAGCCGGAAACCGATTGGAACTGATGGTCTTTTTCTTTCGTACCAAGACCCTGAAATTCTACTAAAAAGTGAAAACCGACAGGTGGATAATAATTAGCCATGATTAGTCATTTTGAATCGATAAACCTTCGTGAACCAATTCCATAGATTCGATTGCGACTTCGTTTCCGTCGGCTTTTAAATCAGTGGACTGAATTTTGGTAGGCCAGGCATTTTTTACTTTCCAGGTGATTACAGGATTGTGTTCTTCGTCCAGTAATTTGATGGTAATATCTCTTCTTTCTATGGTATTTAATTTTACCGTATTCCACCACGCATAATACTCGTTATCACTTTTAAAAGTTCCTCTCTTCAGTGTGATGTTGGAGAATTTCTGCATGCCCGGCATTTTGATCTTGCTGTACTCGGGACTTGCTCCCTGACGGTATTCAATAACCTCAGTTTCGACATCTAATCCCGAAACTTCTGTAAATCCTATTTTTGTTCCACCCCAGTCAACTGAGAAATGAAACTTTGATAGCGGATAACTCATGATCTATATTTTTTAGTGTTAGTGTTTTAATTAAGATTCCTGCATTTTGTGAGAGAAGCGAAGTATGATAAATT
It encodes the following:
- a CDS encoding PAAR domain-containing protein; the protein is MGAPAARITDMHVCPMVTGTVPHVGGPILPAGSPTVLIGGVPAACVGDMATCTGPPDTIAAGSATVLIGGKPAARMGDSTAHGGTIVAGLATVLIG
- a CDS encoding GPW/gp25 family protein, with product METEQAFLGTGWSFPPEFKKTTKAAVMISDEEDIKSSLEILLSTKIGERIMVPKYGCNIDELIFEPLTRTLKTYVSELIRTAILYHEPRIDVEKIDISQGDDLNGELLVALDYRIRATNSRTNMVYPFYKQEGTNI
- a CDS encoding phage tail protein encodes the protein MSYPLSKFHFSVDWGGTKIGFTEVSGLDVETEVIEYRQGASPEYSKIKMPGMQKFSNITLKRGTFKSDNEYYAWWNTVKLNTIERRDITIKLLDEEHNPVITWKVKNAWPTKIQSTDLKADGNEVAIESMELVHEGLSIQND
- a CDS encoding baseplate J/gp47 family protein — encoded protein: MCNNSDHTNDTLFKRNGTDQGDRVNSILDPHNLELHDFDREDWFLFTYNFAKQVNFFDTTNSKKASGNWQEIFDHFGYSEENIPNRKDKDYTILKQTISETLQDIEFEGTLTPHMTLFICFLKLLELSKERFNRITKKHLDFFYKDILQIEKLAAKPDQVHVIFELAKKSTEERIEAQTQLDAGKDALGNKLIYKTTEELIANKAQITALKSVYNDTKLGEIKCSQVANSLDGKGESLKEGSKYWLPFGYTSNEEKYTELEAARLGFTIASPLLQLKEGERNIDITITFNEAFTYDTEPFKEPITVNDLVDNISIFCSGEKEWLGPFKLIGTAATSGIAGKELRLVFQIPKDTPSIVNYNQKKLGEHFSTTEPAIRFLIRTEDKKGHYLFRNLVTKTISSIGIKVDVKDVKSLVLESDTGLLNAEKPFYPFTTQPTSGSSFLIDYPETFSKKWKNINVSIKWKNTPKSFKTHYQAYKKKYLDTTISQTLFYNAMFLEEIIKDKAVNQPEDPQPKIDVIAVNIPERSKLVLNTNDTDLIVNSDAYFKGNVSLLNKENWDPKIKDVVLFTSKDGGYVTEFPLTGGNYDIDKSGPIRLTLNQSLLHSLYPKIYTLAVMSKIEDTLIPNEAYTPFVETISLDYTAEETVSFTHQTEVEYQSERIRLFHEAPFGQSEEHSYLKNIARQKGVLDANSALTSRLVPDYCKGGEFYIGLDEAEILQQVALLVQILEGSENPQVDSFTGRQKIEWFILCDNQWKNIENEILANSTDNFLKSGILKFAIPKQATKTNTLFPDNLIWVRGKMHKAYDAVCKVIDIKTQVVTAEFYNHNNELSHLEKGLPAETISKLITRITQVKSVAQPFNSFNGKAQESDETYYKRVSERLRHKNRAITLWDYEHLILQEFPEVFRVKCLNHTNNEKESFLSPGDITLIVVPDIINKNVFDLYEPRVNTATLNKIRNYISNLNSMHVEVAVINPEYEKVIIKLKVQFYAQYDENFYKKQLNEDITKFLSPWAFDTTQDILFGIELHRSTIIDYIEKLYYVDYLAELEMAKLKDNTESENPNDSAYQATLDFLPVLSPSNPKRILVSVKNHIISTKIDSCTKPNFQSEESCQY
- a CDS encoding DUF5908 family protein; translated protein: MPIEIKELHIKINVSEGSKPAASPNSPKGKEEEPVAECVDQVMKIIERKKER
- the vgrG gene encoding type VI secretion system tip protein VgrG; protein product: MNNSGVIQTSQSADLVTYKILIEGEELSKTYQVKSIVVQNEVNRIPMAQIVLTDGEASERDFKLSNEDLLIPGKKIEINAGYHNDEEAIYKGVIIKHSIKIKSGASLLIIECKDEAVKLTIGRKSKYFYDVKDSDAFEEIIGTYGLEKDVEATNFSHKELVQYNTSDWDFIVSRAQANGKLCFVENGKITISKPDLSSAAIETITFGATLLDFDAEIDARNQFAKVSSYSWDYTNQELVEIEASDPGVSLNGNLSASDLSETIELENLELRHGGTITKTELQDWADAKLLFQQLSKVRGRVKFQGIPAVKPNTIITLEGVGDRFNGSAYVTGVFHELTEGNWTIDAQFGLNPEWFSETYDIHTPTGSGIIPAIKGLHAGIVTQLEGDPNGEDRILVKIPIINNEEQGIWCRVASPDAGENRGIFFRPEIEDEVIIGFVSEDPNNAIVLGMLHSSGKPAPITALDDNHQKGIVTRSEMKVLFDDDKKSIGIETPAGKKITLDEDQGVIVIEDENSNVITIDSNGIKMESAGNIEIVASGDVKIEGTNVSLKAKAQFKAEGSAGAEMSSSAVAIVKGSIVQIN
- a CDS encoding LysM peptidoglycan-binding domain-containing protein is translated as MAGELEKLKIVAYSDPQFNNKIADGKFSTLMNPEKYTYHYKIETDDTQASGTSTVSPKFNKKLPEDLELDFVFDRSGVINGYKSTDDGIIDDIEKFKKVILDYNGDEHKPNYLMISWGTLLFKGALTEMEIEFKLFKPDGTPIRAIAKAKFQGFVEDNLRAARENNKSPDLTHYRIVKEGDTLPLMTYHIYGDSKYYLEVAKVNNIINFRKLKTGQKLFFPPLQKQS
- a CDS encoding phage tail protein yields the protein MANYYPPVGFHFLVEFQGLGTKEKDHQFQSVSGLSVDIETEEIAEGGENRFKHKLPVKTKYPNLTLKRGILIDSDVIDWCRKAIENFSFEPVNLTVKLLNQEHQPLVSWNVVHAYPVKWSVEDFNAEESKLVVENIELTYNYFTLMKS